One part of the Desulfonema ishimotonii genome encodes these proteins:
- a CDS encoding DUF547 domain-containing protein yields the protein MKHIWIILGILLFATSASAQYFDHEHTAWNMLLKQHVRWISNGTASQVDYAGLKKDRTQLRDYLAGLSDISERGFESWGKDQQLAFLINAYNAFTIELILIRYPDLDSIKDLGNFLKSPWKKKFFTLLGKKRHLDWIEHEMIRKPGAYDDPRIHAAVVCASVGCPGIRNEAFIARKLNAQLDDSFRRFLSDRTRNRYNPREGTLEVSKIFDWYGGDFGKGHGGFASLEATFGKYADVLADHPADREKIRSGNAGIRFLEYDWKLNDLP from the coding sequence ATGAAACATATATGGATTATTCTGGGGATTCTTCTTTTTGCGACATCCGCATCGGCCCAGTACTTTGACCATGAACACACGGCCTGGAACATGCTTCTGAAACAGCATGTCCGGTGGATCAGCAACGGCACGGCCTCACAGGTGGACTATGCGGGATTAAAAAAAGACCGGACGCAGCTCAGAGATTATCTGGCCGGACTGTCCGACATTTCAGAGAGAGGATTTGAATCGTGGGGCAAAGATCAGCAGCTCGCCTTTCTTATCAACGCCTATAACGCCTTTACCATTGAACTGATCCTGATCCGGTACCCGGATCTCGACTCCATAAAAGACCTCGGCAATTTTCTGAAAAGCCCGTGGAAAAAGAAATTTTTCACCCTGCTGGGAAAAAAACGCCACCTGGACTGGATTGAACATGAGATGATCCGCAAACCGGGGGCCTATGATGATCCCCGCATTCACGCGGCAGTGGTATGCGCATCCGTGGGGTGTCCGGGCATTCGCAATGAGGCCTTTATCGCCCGGAAGCTGAACGCCCAGCTGGATGACAGCTTCCGGCGGTTTCTCTCCGACCGGACCCGGAACCGCTACAACCCCCGGGAGGGGACGCTCGAAGTCTCAAAAATTTTTGACTGGTACGGCGGGGATTTCGGCAAGGGCCATGGGGGATTTGCCTCCCTGGAAGCGACCTTTGGAAAATACGCGGATGTGCTGGCGGATCATCCGGCAGACCGGGAAAAAATCCGGTCGGGTAACGCCGGAATCCGTTTTCTGGAATATGACTGGAAACTGAACGATCTGCCCTGA
- a CDS encoding methyl-accepting chemotaxis protein encodes MTIKKIFFLNYLIIITGVIILGILNMLMNRNEVLLNKKYEQRYQSYMLADELRQSSDDLTRMARTYVITGDPKYEKMYREILAIRNGQKKRPENYERIYWDLVLNYGEKPRPDGEAVSLQELMENQGIAEKEFAKLRKAQANSDALVKTETIAMNAVKGLYDDGSGNFTVKREADLEMARRIMHDARYHVNKARIMKPIDEFFAILDERTRSEVSKYLRKEERLLLTIRIVVSTLVFICISLFFITYRRLRDVVLNINEAASGVASGSHYLDVAAQQISQGVSEQAASAEEVSASVAQMATNISHSANNARATEKIALKSSEDVEKGGKAVSETVLAMKEIAQKISIIQEIARQTDLLALNAAIEAARAGSHGRGFAVVASEVRKLAERSQKAANGISILSNSSVEIAENVGNMVKKIVPDIQKTTGLVQEISAASNEQRIGAEQVNQSVQQLDQVIQQNAAESEEMTSTSAELSRQAEHLQDTIARLGFQHLRQKRKHEAGSKGSSADHRTDSGKRNRVQKKPAENEVIVIQSDDDDEFKAY; translated from the coding sequence ATGACCATTAAAAAAATTTTTTTCCTCAATTATCTCATCATTATCACGGGCGTTATCATTTTAGGAATACTCAATATGCTGATGAACCGGAATGAAGTTCTTCTGAATAAAAAGTATGAACAGCGTTACCAGTCCTATATGCTTGCTGACGAACTCCGTCAAAGTTCGGATGATCTGACCCGTATGGCCAGAACCTATGTCATTACAGGTGATCCAAAATATGAAAAAATGTACAGGGAGATATTGGCGATACGAAACGGCCAGAAAAAAAGACCGGAAAATTATGAGCGCATTTATTGGGACCTGGTTCTGAATTACGGCGAAAAGCCACGACCGGACGGCGAGGCCGTTTCCTTACAGGAACTCATGGAAAACCAGGGAATTGCCGAAAAGGAATTTGCAAAATTAAGAAAGGCGCAGGCAAATTCGGATGCCCTTGTCAAGACAGAGACGATCGCAATGAACGCGGTCAAAGGATTATACGATGACGGCAGTGGAAATTTTACAGTGAAGCGGGAGGCTGACCTGGAAATGGCGCGGCGCATTATGCACGATGCCCGGTATCATGTAAACAAGGCCCGGATCATGAAGCCCATAGACGAATTTTTTGCCATACTGGATGAGCGGACCCGGTCTGAGGTCAGCAAATACCTCCGAAAAGAGGAGCGGCTGTTGCTGACCATCAGAATTGTTGTCAGCACCTTGGTTTTTATCTGCATTAGCCTGTTTTTTATAACCTATCGGCGGCTCCGGGACGTCGTCCTGAACATAAATGAGGCCGCATCCGGTGTCGCTTCCGGCAGCCACTATCTTGACGTTGCGGCTCAGCAGATTTCCCAAGGCGTTTCCGAACAGGCCGCTTCCGCCGAAGAAGTATCCGCATCAGTGGCCCAGATGGCAACCAATATCAGCCATAGCGCCAATAATGCGCGTGCCACAGAAAAAATAGCCTTGAAATCCTCTGAAGACGTAGAAAAAGGTGGAAAGGCTGTATCCGAGACCGTCCTGGCAATGAAAGAGATCGCCCAGAAGATTTCAATTATACAGGAGATCGCACGGCAAACCGATCTGCTGGCCCTTAATGCGGCCATTGAAGCGGCAAGGGCCGGTTCGCATGGCAGGGGATTTGCTGTCGTGGCATCGGAAGTTCGGAAGTTAGCGGAAAGGAGCCAGAAAGCTGCCAACGGGATCAGCATTCTGTCAAATTCAAGTGTGGAAATTGCGGAAAATGTGGGCAATATGGTGAAAAAAATTGTTCCGGATATTCAGAAAACCACGGGACTGGTTCAGGAGATCAGCGCAGCCAGCAATGAGCAGCGAATCGGTGCGGAACAGGTAAATCAGTCTGTTCAGCAATTGGATCAGGTAATTCAGCAAAACGCCGCCGAATCCGAGGAAATGACGAGTACATCGGCTGAACTGTCAAGACAGGCGGAGCATTTGCAGGACACGATTGCCCGGCTCGGCTTTCAACATCTCAGACAGAAGCGTAAACACGAAGCAGGATCGAAAGGCAGTTCCGCAGATCATCGGACAGATTCGGGCAAGAGGAACCGGGTGCAAAAAAAGCCGGCGGAAAATGAGGTGATTGTCATTCAGTCCGATGACGATGATGAATTTAAAGCATATTAA